One window from the genome of Thermaerobacter marianensis DSM 12885 encodes:
- a CDS encoding CaiB/BaiF CoA transferase family protein — MKGRQGPLQGIRVLDLSRVLSGPYCTMMLADFGADVIKIERPETGDDTRAWGPPFVNGEAAYFLSVNRNKRSVVVDLKAPEGRDLIRRMARQCDVVVENFRPGTAAKLGIGPDDLLRENPRLVYASISGFGQDGPYRDKPGYDAIAQAMGGIMHVTGEPDRPPVRAGVAIADIGAGMWAAFGILAALWERERSGRGQVVDVSLLEGQIAWLTYVAGNYFATGQVPRRYGSAHPNLVPYQAFETADGHLIVAVGNDSLWRRFCEAAERPDLATDPRYATNAGRVEHRDQLLPELEALMRSRTTAEWLERLDRAGVPAGPILSIADLARDPHVQHRQMIVSLEHPRAGVIRVTGIPVKLSATPGAIYAPPPLLGQHTDEVLEELGLPAEERRRLREAGVIG, encoded by the coding sequence GTGAAGGGCCGTCAGGGACCCCTGCAGGGCATCCGCGTGCTGGACCTGTCGCGGGTGCTCAGCGGGCCGTACTGCACCATGATGCTGGCCGACTTCGGCGCCGACGTGATCAAGATCGAGCGGCCCGAGACGGGCGACGACACCCGGGCCTGGGGACCGCCCTTCGTCAACGGCGAGGCGGCCTACTTCCTGTCGGTCAACCGCAACAAGCGCAGCGTGGTGGTCGACCTCAAGGCCCCCGAGGGCCGCGACCTGATCCGGCGCATGGCGCGGCAGTGCGACGTGGTGGTGGAGAACTTCCGCCCGGGCACTGCCGCCAAGCTGGGCATCGGGCCCGACGACCTGCTGCGGGAGAACCCGCGGCTGGTCTACGCCTCCATCTCGGGCTTCGGCCAGGACGGCCCCTACCGGGACAAGCCCGGCTATGACGCCATCGCCCAGGCCATGGGCGGCATCATGCACGTCACCGGCGAGCCCGACCGGCCGCCGGTGCGGGCCGGCGTGGCCATCGCCGACATCGGCGCCGGCATGTGGGCCGCCTTCGGCATCCTGGCCGCCCTGTGGGAGCGGGAGCGGTCGGGCCGGGGCCAGGTGGTGGATGTCTCCCTGCTGGAGGGCCAGATCGCCTGGCTGACCTACGTGGCGGGCAACTACTTCGCCACCGGCCAGGTGCCGCGCCGGTACGGCTCGGCCCACCCCAACCTGGTCCCTTACCAGGCCTTCGAGACCGCCGACGGCCACCTGATCGTGGCGGTGGGCAACGACAGCCTCTGGCGCCGGTTCTGTGAGGCGGCGGAACGGCCCGATCTGGCCACCGACCCGCGCTACGCCACCAACGCCGGGCGCGTGGAGCACCGGGACCAGCTGCTGCCGGAGCTCGAGGCCCTGATGCGCAGCCGGACCACCGCCGAGTGGCTTGAGCGCCTGGACCGGGCCGGGGTGCCGGCGGGTCCCATCCTCAGCATTGCCGACCTGGCCCGCGATCCCCACGTCCAGCACCGGCAGATGATCGTGTCCCTGGAGCACCCGCGGGCCGGGGTCATCCGGGTGACGGGCATCCCCGTCAAGCTCTCGGCCACGCCGGGCGCCATCTACGCCCCGCCCCCCCTGCTGGGCCAGCACACCGACGAGGTGCTGGAAGAACTCGGCCTGCCGGCCGAGGAGCGCCGGCGGCTGCGGGAGGCCGGGGTGATCGGCTGA
- a CDS encoding DEAD/DEAH box helicase: MTRNPSFDEVLESLGEVLEAAPERIFWRGRDYADDGRVLDLAWGPGLALRAQVEGTAREPYRVAVWWDPTSDRWQATCSCPYEGWPCKHVVAAVLRFLDRFEAGEDLLDDPGTTGPAAAAAGDGTPPPAGARPGEPAGGPERVMASGEPARAVAASGPDRVLAPGGPDRAVPSGGSAPAPAPSPPPGPWASAPPAGSAPAGRPGSAGWRAEVDRWLERAGPEAPAGRGPQFGRDGHPGAGPQPGTDQVVVRLYFFPDGLRIAIHRARWGKQGLGKERPLPFDPLSPWLPSPAGPLHRLLFRMLEHPVPHPGRPGAATYDPLYEIPPGMVDLCLELLGRLPFVFAGDGHEPLRIEHEPYRVEVVAVPAGDDLTLTTRWFTGDGRPWSPPAGSVGIPGERYLWVQWGPVLRPVLTAGDVALHLAVGARPVTVPAAEVPDFISRYLPRLQRRARIQLPGALQQQIRDGAPRPVILLSEQEGALVVELAFAYGDGEPSIRAGDDEPALVPGGVRVWYRRRPDLERAAWDQFAAAMAAVDAGPGPDGRVRLSGDQALDFLAETLPRLAQRWEVRGQERLVRFRVSRSPLRSQVRVATGIDWLDLDVTFASPEGTAGWEALLDALQRHSRYVRLDSGVMARLPEAWLQRLGVLAEHARHHRRRRGAGGGPRSSGEEPLRLSRWAFGVAAHLLEAADRREADEGFRHLARLLDGFEGIPEMPLPRGLKARLRPYQVRGYHWLCFLRDHGLHGILADDMGLGKTVQVLALLLAEKEAGRAAAPSLVVVPTSLVFNWVEEARRFAPDLRVLALTGPRRAPLFRQAGEYDLLITTYPLIWRDIAHLEARDYHYLILDEAQHVKNPDTQTWQALRRLRARHRLALTGTPVENHVLDLWALFEILMPGYLGRQEAFVRRYAGAAAEPAPTDGRPDPRVAELRRRVFPFILRRVKDEVARDLPPRTEVVQYCEMLPAQRKLYRELLAAYRARVLAEVDRAGIARSRMTILEALLRLRQACCHPALLDLPGYRNAGSAKLEAFRELVHHVAGGGGKVLVFSQFTSMLDILQRELDRLGLGWERLDGRVRNREERVRRFQEGDVPVFLISLKAGGTGLNLTAASYVIHYDPWWNPAVEEQATGRAHRIGQDRPVFSYKLITRGTVEEKILQLQEQKRALAGALLAGDGQLGKDLTREDLEFLLAPD, from the coding sequence GTGACGCGCAACCCTTCCTTCGACGAAGTCCTCGAGTCGCTGGGGGAGGTCCTCGAGGCCGCACCCGAGCGGATCTTCTGGCGGGGTCGCGACTACGCCGACGACGGGCGCGTGCTGGACCTGGCGTGGGGGCCGGGGCTGGCGCTCCGGGCGCAGGTCGAAGGAACCGCCCGCGAGCCGTACCGGGTCGCCGTCTGGTGGGACCCCACCTCCGACCGCTGGCAGGCGACCTGCTCGTGCCCGTATGAGGGGTGGCCCTGCAAGCACGTGGTGGCGGCCGTCCTCCGTTTCTTGGACCGGTTCGAGGCAGGGGAAGACCTGCTGGACGACCCCGGGACCACCGGGCCCGCCGCCGCCGCGGCGGGTGACGGGACGCCCCCGCCGGCTGGGGCCCGGCCTGGGGAACCGGCAGGCGGCCCGGAACGCGTCATGGCTTCGGGCGAGCCGGCCCGAGCCGTGGCCGCAAGCGGACCGGACCGGGTCCTGGCCCCCGGCGGACCGGACCGAGCCGTACCCTCAGGCGGGTCGGCGCCTGCGCCCGCACCGTCTCCCCCGCCTGGACCGTGGGCATCGGCACCGCCAGCGGGCTCGGCGCCGGCCGGCCGGCCCGGTTCCGCCGGGTGGCGTGCCGAGGTGGACCGGTGGCTCGAGCGGGCGGGGCCGGAGGCCCCGGCCGGCCGCGGCCCGCAGTTCGGCCGTGACGGCCACCCCGGCGCCGGGCCGCAGCCTGGGACCGACCAGGTGGTGGTCCGCCTTTACTTCTTCCCCGACGGCCTGCGCATCGCCATCCACCGCGCCCGCTGGGGCAAGCAGGGGCTTGGCAAGGAGCGGCCGCTGCCCTTCGACCCCCTGTCGCCGTGGCTGCCCTCGCCGGCCGGGCCCCTGCACCGCCTGCTCTTCCGGATGCTGGAGCATCCCGTCCCCCACCCGGGACGGCCGGGGGCGGCGACCTACGACCCCCTCTACGAGATCCCGCCCGGGATGGTCGACCTCTGCCTGGAGCTCCTCGGCCGGTTGCCCTTCGTGTTCGCCGGGGACGGGCACGAGCCGTTGCGCATCGAGCACGAACCCTACCGGGTGGAGGTCGTCGCCGTCCCCGCGGGGGACGATCTGACCCTGACCACCCGCTGGTTCACCGGCGACGGCCGGCCGTGGTCGCCGCCCGCCGGCAGCGTCGGCATCCCGGGCGAGCGCTACCTGTGGGTCCAGTGGGGACCGGTCCTGCGGCCCGTGCTCACCGCCGGCGACGTGGCCCTGCACCTGGCCGTGGGCGCCCGGCCGGTGACCGTCCCTGCCGCCGAGGTGCCCGACTTCATCAGCCGGTACCTGCCCCGGCTCCAGCGGCGGGCGCGGATCCAGCTGCCGGGCGCCTTGCAGCAGCAGATCCGGGACGGGGCGCCCCGTCCCGTGATCCTGCTGTCCGAGCAGGAAGGCGCCCTGGTGGTGGAGCTGGCCTTTGCCTACGGCGACGGCGAGCCCTCGATCCGCGCCGGCGACGACGAGCCGGCCCTGGTGCCGGGCGGCGTCCGGGTCTGGTACCGCCGCCGCCCTGACCTGGAGCGGGCGGCGTGGGACCAGTTCGCCGCCGCCATGGCGGCCGTCGACGCCGGGCCCGGGCCCGACGGCCGTGTCCGGCTCTCCGGCGACCAGGCCCTGGACTTCCTGGCCGAGACGCTGCCCCGCCTGGCCCAGCGCTGGGAGGTCCGGGGACAGGAACGGCTGGTCCGCTTCCGGGTGAGCCGCAGCCCCCTGCGATCCCAGGTCCGGGTCGCCACCGGCATCGACTGGCTGGATCTGGACGTGACCTTCGCATCCCCGGAGGGCACGGCCGGTTGGGAGGCGCTGCTCGATGCGCTGCAGCGGCACTCCCGGTACGTGCGCCTGGATTCGGGGGTCATGGCGCGGCTGCCCGAAGCGTGGCTGCAGCGGCTGGGCGTCCTGGCCGAGCACGCCCGCCATCACCGGCGGCGCCGGGGGGCGGGCGGCGGGCCGCGTTCGTCCGGGGAGGAACCGCTGCGCCTCAGCCGCTGGGCATTCGGCGTCGCCGCCCACCTGCTGGAGGCCGCCGACCGCCGCGAGGCGGACGAGGGCTTCCGCCACCTGGCCCGGCTGCTGGACGGCTTCGAGGGTATCCCCGAGATGCCGCTGCCCCGGGGCCTCAAGGCGCGGCTGCGGCCGTACCAGGTCCGGGGTTACCACTGGCTGTGCTTTTTGCGCGACCACGGCCTGCACGGCATCCTGGCCGACGACATGGGTCTCGGCAAGACCGTCCAGGTCCTGGCCCTGCTGCTGGCGGAGAAGGAGGCCGGCCGGGCCGCGGCACCCAGCCTGGTGGTGGTACCCACCTCGCTGGTCTTCAACTGGGTCGAGGAAGCCCGGCGGTTCGCGCCCGACTTGCGGGTGCTGGCCTTGACGGGACCGCGGCGGGCGCCCCTGTTCCGCCAGGCCGGGGAATACGACCTGCTGATCACCACCTATCCCCTGATCTGGCGGGACATCGCGCACCTGGAAGCGCGCGACTACCACTACCTGATCCTCGACGAGGCCCAGCACGTGAAGAACCCGGACACCCAGACCTGGCAGGCCCTGCGGCGGCTTCGCGCCCGCCACCGGCTGGCCCTGACCGGAACGCCCGTGGAGAACCACGTCCTGGACCTGTGGGCCCTGTTCGAGATCCTGATGCCGGGGTACCTGGGCCGGCAGGAGGCCTTCGTGCGCCGGTACGCGGGGGCTGCCGCGGAGCCGGCCCCGACGGACGGCCGCCCCGACCCGCGGGTGGCGGAGCTCCGGCGCCGGGTCTTCCCCTTCATCCTGCGCCGGGTCAAGGACGAGGTGGCCCGCGACCTGCCGCCCCGCACCGAGGTGGTGCAGTACTGCGAGATGCTGCCCGCCCAGCGAAAGCTCTACCGCGAGCTGCTGGCCGCCTACCGCGCCCGCGTCCTGGCCGAGGTCGACCGGGCGGGCATCGCCCGCAGCCGCATGACCATCCTGGAAGCCCTGCTGCGCCTCCGGCAGGCCTGCTGCCACCCGGCGCTGCTGGACCTTCCGGGCTACCGCAACGCGGGCTCCGCCAAGCTGGAAGCCTTCCGGGAGCTGGTCCATCATGTGGCCGGCGGCGGCGGCAAGGTGCTGGTCTTCAGCCAGTTCACCAGCATGCTGGACATCCTGCAGCGGGAGCTGGACCGGCTGGGGCTGGGCTGGGAGCGCCTGGACGGGCGGGTCCGCAACCGCGAGGAGCGGGTGCGGCGGTTCCAGGAAGGCGACGTGCCGGTCTTCCTCATCAGCCTCAAGGCCGGCGGCACCGGCCTCAACCTGACCGCCGCCTCCTACGTGATCCACTACGACCCGTGGTGGAACCCGGCCGTGGAGGAACAGGCTACGGGCCGTGCCCACCGCATCGGCCAGGACCGGCCGGTGTTCAGCTACAAGCTGATCACCCGGGGCACGGTGGAGGAGAAGATCCTGCAGCTCCAGGAGCAGAAGCGGGCGCTGGCCGGCGCCCTGCTGGCCGGCGACGGCCAACTGGGCAAGGACCTGACCC
- a CDS encoding metallopeptidase family protein, protein MNAGSGDPGRRRGRRRRRLRRYRFVPVDFETFTAWAEEIVDDLPPRLLEDLEGGVQVDPEARRNPSDPPGVYLLGEYITEPYLGRFIRIYYGSFERVMADEPPAVWYDELEETILHELRHHVEALAGVDWLGLEDLRQLQQLWEEARRGARERGKPPGADPGRPGGESVRAGTGAEDAGGGTDGDGKGRRSPGGHGPAGGTGRDSVKGDGQR, encoded by the coding sequence ATGAACGCCGGGAGCGGGGATCCCGGCAGGCGGCGGGGCCGGCGGCGGCGCCGCCTGCGGCGGTACCGGTTCGTCCCCGTGGACTTCGAGACGTTCACGGCCTGGGCGGAGGAAATCGTCGACGACCTGCCTCCCCGCCTGCTGGAGGATCTGGAAGGCGGGGTGCAGGTCGACCCCGAGGCGCGGCGCAACCCGTCGGACCCGCCCGGGGTCTACCTGCTCGGGGAGTACATCACCGAGCCCTACCTGGGCCGGTTCATCCGGATCTACTACGGTTCCTTCGAGCGGGTCATGGCCGACGAGCCGCCCGCCGTCTGGTACGACGAGCTGGAGGAGACGATCCTCCACGAGCTCCGGCACCACGTGGAGGCGCTGGCCGGCGTCGACTGGCTGGGGCTGGAGGACCTGCGCCAGCTCCAGCAGCTCTGGGAGGAGGCGCGGCGGGGCGCCCGGGAGCGGGGCAAGCCCCCGGGTGCGGATCCCGGCCGGCCGGGTGGCGAGAGCGTACGCGCCGGCACGGGTGCCGAGGACGCAGGCGGCGGCACCGATGGCGACGGCAAGGGCCGCCGCAGCCCAGGGGGCCACGGTCCGGCCGGCGGCACGGGCCGCGATTCCGTCAAAGGTGACGGTCAAAGGTGA